CCGCTACCTGTACGATGCCAACGGCAACGTGGGCCAGCTCGTGGACACGGCCACAGGTGCGGTCATTGCCCACTACGAGTACGACCCCTACGGCAATGTCGCCTACGCCACCGGCCCGACGGACAACCCGTTTCGGTTCTCGACCAAGTACCACGACGACGAGACGGGGCTCGTCTACTACGGCTACCGGTACTACTCGCCGGAGCTGGGGAGGTGGATGACGAGGGATCCGATTGGAGAGCGTGGAGGTCTCAACCTGTATGCCTTAGTCCGGAACAACCCCCTTCGCTTCTACGACGCACTTGGCCATTCCAGCAAAGGTTGCCCACCTCTCAAAAGCTATCCATGCCCCTCAGGGTCCTATTCGTTCACTGGGATTCAGTATGGTGGCTTCTTGTTGGTCGCTGGCACTACGACGATGCATTTGAACTTCAAGTGCGTTGGTGGCTCGCACACGTTCAATCTCACAATTCGAAGCTTCAACTTCGGCGGTGGTTTGGGCGGTGGTATTGCCATGCCTACCGGTATGGTTGCGGGTCGCAACAAGCAGGAAGTCATGCAGAACATATCCGGGTGGAGCGTGTTTGCGAATGTGTTTCCGCCAGCATTGCCAGTCTCTGGGCCAGCCTTTGGGCTCGGAGGCAACGTCGGGACCAATCCAGTATATGGAGGTTCACACATGCCTATTTCAAGTGCCGCTACTTCCCCCGGGTATGGCTTCGAAGTCTCTGCGGGAGGAAGCTACTCTTGGATTTCTGACTAGACGGAAACGGGGAACACGTGGTGAGAAGAGATGCAGGTACGACGACATGCAGCCAGTGCGGGTTTAGTTTTGGCATTGATGGCAACCGGCGACATCGTATCACCCGCAAGTATGCTCCTTTTTGGTTTTTCGATGCGGTGAGGCAGTTTGAGCGCTTCAACGAGGTTGAATGCCCAAAATGTGGGTTTGTTTATTTAGCACCTGAGGCGAGATTGTTTGGAATATTCAAATCTGCCAGATCTGTTGTCATCTTGTGTTTGGTGCTTGTCGCGTTGATGGTTGTGTATTTGTTTTGGGAGATGCCATTGCGCTAGTGTCCGTCCGGAAACTCGAGATTTGGCTGTGCAGCCCCGACCGGCCCAAGGGGTAGGCTCTACCCCTTGGGGCCAGCAGGACAGCGTCAACGAGAAATGGTCGTGTCTATCTCACTTACCTGTACGATGCCAACGGCAACGTGGGGCAGTTGGTGGACGCCGGCACCGGAGCGGTAGTTGCCCACTACGAGTACGACCCGTTCGGGCGACAGGCGTACGCGAGTGGGGCGGTGGAAAATGCGTTTCGGTTTTCCTCCAAATATGCAGATGACGAGCTGGAGTCGCCGATCTACTACTACGGCTACCGGTACTACTCGCCGGAGCTGGGGAGGTGGATGACAAGGGATCCGATTCATGAACACGCATTCAGTCTGCTCCAAGTGCATTCCCTGTCAAATTATGGAGAATATTTGGTGTTTAGAATGAACGGGCTTGGATATTATGTATTTGTCTCCAACAATGCGTTGGTTAATTACGATATATTAGGGCTTGACTGTTGTTCGAGTGGAAATTGGTCAGGTGTTGGTGTGACAGTCGGTGGTGCTCTGTTTTTTGGTGGGGCTTTTAGTGGTATGTATAACGTGGCGTGTTGGGGGCAGAAAAATTCATGCCTATTGCTACTTAGTTGCTACGGCGTTGGTTATGGGCTTGGTGGTGGTTTTTCGATCGACAGTATTTGGATATCCGGCGTCTATGACACGAAAGGGTTTAGTGGACGATCAAGCACAGGAATTATTTTTGGTGGTGTCGGGATAGCAGGCGTTGGGGGTACGTATCCTTTGCATAGTCGACATGGAATCCAGCACGCAAAGAATGCTAGTGTGAGTTATGGGGTTGGTTTTGGTCTTGGGGGCGGGTGGTTGCAGCTGACTTGTAGTAAAAATATTGTTTCGTGTAATTAGATTGAAGGTGCTGTTTGTGATGCTGACGCATTTGTTAGATAAGAAGACATTGAAAGTGGACGTGGATGCAGCATATAGTGTGGCGGCTGAATTTATCCAAGGCCTGCCTGCGCCGATCCTGCAGCAAGATTCTGCTCGGAGAGTGCTCACTGTAAGATATCCACACAAAGTAATGAATATGATCTTCTGGCGCTGTTGGTCGAACACTATAGAGATTAGATTTAAGCGTATCGATGAGGGTAGCGTTGTTGTCGAGTTCAGGAGCCGTCCGAATTTGTTCGCGTTGAGGCCGCCAAAGGGTGTTTTGGATCCTAGAGATTTTATCGAGCGGGTGAGTGTCCAGTTGCAGCAACAAGAAGGGAGCCTGCAGGGCTCATAGATTTTTGAGTTGCTTCTGGAGGTGGTCGAACTATCTCTAGGTGCCCGCGCTATTTGGATATAGAGCACTTTATGTCGAGATGGTGGACTGTTGTCAGTATAATTGCAGATGCTGCTGGAAACAATATCAACATAGGAGTGTCCCCGACCGCTTCTCTTTTTATTGCGTTTCTGTACTGCTCTTGCGCCGTGCAAAATACGGTATGTAATTAGTGTGTCAGTATGATCGACAATGTCATGGAATGGTTTTTGTTTGTATATATCATGGTGCCACTTGTTTCTACGTTTCGGATATTTGGGCACATATTGGGGGTCCTCGGAGCGTAACCCCGTGATTTCATTGGAGGCGGTTTCGGAGAATCGCCAAAAGTCATAGATACACGCGCGATGCCTTTCGTCTCGTGATACTGCCACGTACATGCTACCACCATAGACATGTACCTCCGAACCACCTCCCGCCGGAACAAGGACGGCTCCGTCGTTCGATAGGGCCATGACGGCCCAAAGCATGAGAGGCGCCTTCAACGTCAAATGGTTGATTGTGTTGGTGTTTATGGCGATGGCACTGGTTTCAGTTGTCTGGGTTCTTGATTATCAAAGTCTAAAATCAACGTGGGCATACACTGAGGCTGTTGAAAGGTTATCCAAAAACGACGAAGTGGTTTCACGGTTGGGTCAACCTTTGAAATTTGGGGTGGTGTGGAGTTGGCGGAAGAGCGAGAGCTCAGTAATATTTTCTGTGCCTCTGGTGGGGCCGAAAGGCAGAGCTGTTGCCTATGTAAGTGCAAAAAAGATGAAAGATGGCTGGCGTTTTTATAGATTCGCCGTCTACTTTGATGGGCGCGAAAAAAGAATGGATTTGCATTGAGTGCGGCTGGCAGCTCTATGGAGTCTAATGGGTAATCTGCGGAGGGCTCCGCGCCCCTTTGCCGTGGCATTCGGGCTGTTCGTCGCGGAGTTTCTGGTCTGTGCGTACTGGATCGTGTCCCCCACCCCCGTGTGGTTTCCGGACTCCCCGATGTACGAGGCGATCGGGGCGAATCTGGCAGCGGGGAACGGGTTCTCTGCAGACCTTCGCCCGCCCTACCGGCCCGAGATCACCCGCGCGCCGGTAGTGCCGTACCTGGTTGCAGGGGTGTACTCCGTGGCGGGCCGCCGGCCGGCCGCGGTCGTGTGGTTGAACGCGTTGTGGGTGGCCGGGGCGGTGGCGGTGGGATATCTCGTGATGCTGCGGTTGTCCCGGGACCCGGCCGTGGCGGCCTCGGGAGGGGCGGTGGCCGTGCTGACGCCTTTCATCGGAGGCTCGGCAGCCACGATCGCCACGGAGCCGGTGGCCATGCTCCAGGTGACCCTGGCCGCGTGGCTGCTGCTCCGGTGGCGGGAGCAGGCACGCCGGAAGAGTGCGGCGCTTCGGGGGGCGCTGATCGGCCTTCTGCTGGCAAGTGTCGTGCTCAACCGCGTGAACCTGGCGCCGGCGGTGGCGGTCGGCGCGCTGTGTTTCGTCGGCACGGCGTTCCGGGCGGTGCCGAGGCGCCCGATCGCCTGGGCTACGACGGTCGCGTTCGCCCTGGCCCTGGTCGGGCCCGTGGTCCTGTGGTCGGCGCGAAACGCCTCGGTGGGCCTTCGGTTCTCCCCGGAGCCGGTGGGGCTCTCGGCGAGCCGGGTGTATGACATCGTGCGCTACCGCGAGGCCATCCTGGGGGAGGAGCCGTTTGGGCCGCCCCCTGCGAACGTGCGCTACTTCCGACACTGGAGGGAACGGTACGGGCCGGAGGACCTCCTGGCGCTGGAGCGGGAGAACCGGGCGTGGCTGGAGGGGTTTCTCGCCGAACATGGGGCCGACCTCGTGAGGGCCACGCCGGCGCGGCTGGTGGGGCTCTTCAGCTCGTCCACCGTGTGGACATATCCGCTTGAGGACCCCACGGGTGAGCGGTTTCCGGGCCCGGTCCTGCGCTGGGTCTCCCGGGGCTTATGGACACTCTCGTTCCTGGGATTCCTGGCGCTCTGGTCCAATCGGACCGCCCGGTGGGTATGGCTCGTCCCGGTGGTCACCCTGGTTCCCGTCCACCTGATGACGGTATGCAGCCCGCGGTACATGAGGGTGTTGATGCCGCTCCTCCTGCCCTATGCGGGGGCGTTCCTGGTCCCCCTCGGGCGCCGGCTGATGTCCGTCGGCCGTCGGGGACGTGCCGATCCTCTCGGCCGCACCGCGTGAGACCCCATGAA
This is a stretch of genomic DNA from Deferrisoma camini S3R1. It encodes these proteins:
- a CDS encoding RHS repeat domain-containing protein, translated to MGQLVDAGTGAVVAHYEYDPFGRQAYASGAVENAFRFSSKYADDELESPIYYYGYRYYSPELGRWMTRDPIHEHAFSLLQVHSLSNYGEYLVFRMNGLGYYVFVSNNALVNYDILGLDCCSSGNWSGVGVTVGGALFFGGAFSGMYNVACWGQKNSCLLLLSCYGVGYGLGGGFSIDSIWISGVYDTKGFSGRSSTGIIFGGVGIAGVGGTYPLHSRHGIQHAKNASVSYGVGFGLGGGWLQLTCSKNIVSCN
- a CDS encoding cytochrome c oxidase assembly factor Coa1 family protein, encoding MTAQSMRGAFNVKWLIVLVFMAMALVSVVWVLDYQSLKSTWAYTEAVERLSKNDEVVSRLGQPLKFGVVWSWRKSESSVIFSVPLVGPKGRAVAYVSAKKMKDGWRFYRFAVYFDGREKRMDLH
- a CDS encoding glycosyltransferase family 39 protein gives rise to the protein MGNLRRAPRPFAVAFGLFVAEFLVCAYWIVSPTPVWFPDSPMYEAIGANLAAGNGFSADLRPPYRPEITRAPVVPYLVAGVYSVAGRRPAAVVWLNALWVAGAVAVGYLVMLRLSRDPAVAASGGAVAVLTPFIGGSAATIATEPVAMLQVTLAAWLLLRWREQARRKSAALRGALIGLLLASVVLNRVNLAPAVAVGALCFVGTAFRAVPRRPIAWATTVAFALALVGPVVLWSARNASVGLRFSPEPVGLSASRVYDIVRYREAILGEEPFGPPPANVRYFRHWRERYGPEDLLALERENRAWLEGFLAEHGADLVRATPARLVGLFSSSTVWTYPLEDPTGERFPGPVLRWVSRGLWTLSFLGFLALWSNRTARWVWLVPVVTLVPVHLMTVCSPRYMRVLMPLLLPYAGAFLVPLGRRLMSVGRRGRADPLGRTA